In the Arachis ipaensis cultivar K30076 chromosome B10, Araip1.1, whole genome shotgun sequence genome, one interval contains:
- the LOC107622583 gene encoding phosphatidylinositol 4-kinase beta 1 isoform X4, with protein MVKLLGLSRVWADEPREITSRSNLTSETSENGWLIRFFDSSFFCEWIAVSYLYKHDHAGVRDYLCNRMYTLPLQGIESYLFQVCYMMIHKPSPSLDKFVIDICSKSLKIALKVHWFLLAELEDNDDDNDNEAISRMQEKCRIAATLMGEWVPLIRSQGSSSSVGGKNQVFNRFLSSTRRLSITPTPPPQKSMSFSPSSGKNLQVNVSPQSPDENNLFKKLLPSPKFRDALLFRKSAEKDDNDSEKDGFFKRLLRDSKGEDELGQKIRDAFHFRKSTEKYDEDSDKDNFFKRILRDNRGDDEDSEKDGFFKRLLRDNKGEVEGSPSSSDGIFKRLFRDSKNDSEDKTPTKMMAEEEKEGFFRKFFREKFEDKKDLNDEGENANSEERGAKHSEQDEKEGFFRKFVKDIFEDKKDANDKIEEGTATIEEEEPSEFPLFKRLFRVHPEDGKSSSTNENNGESSPGTENFFRKLFRDRERSVEDSELWGSNKQKEQKHPESPEKFATKPPLPFNQSHFRKVAYHESLEFVLSLCETSFGLVDVFPVEDRKHALHESLAEINLHLTEAQNTGGVCFPLGKGMYRVLYIPEDEAVLLNSREKAPYMICVEVLRCDMTSNSKDTSSPHKLSKGGIPLANGDALLPKPPPWAYPLWTTQEVYRNSNDRMSRSTARAIDQAMTHVSEAKVNFVSVSLSVESQLHVQPEKTEVNLHVSSRGPYSNSVGEMARGGRNSDVKCVRVVLTTDPGLRMEDIGEQAPRRRREHRRVPSTVAIEEVKAAAAKGEAPLGLPLKGAGQDSSDAQPRANGIARKASDALSGELWEAKKERIRKASIHGNSPGWDLRSVIVKSGDDCRQEHLAVQLISHFYDIFQEAGLPLWLRPYEVLCTSSYTALIETIPDTASLHSIKSRYPNISSLRGFFIAKYQENSPSFKLAQRNFVESMAGYSLVCYLLQVKDRHNGNLLLDEEGHIIHIDFGFMLSNSPGGVNFESAPFKLTRELLEVMDSDAEGIPSEFFDYFKVLCIQGFLTCRKHAERIILLVEMLQQCVSLVLTLISSSLDAWRTRQYDYYQRVLNGIL; from the exons ATGGTGAAGCTTTTAGGATTGAGTCGTGTCTGGGCCGATGAGCCCAGAGAAATCACGTCGAGGTCCAATTTGACCAGTGAGACCAGTGAGAATGGGTGGCTTATCAGGTTCTTTGATTCCTCCTTCTTCTGCGAGTGGATCGCAGTTAGCTACTTGTACAAGCATGACCATGCAGGGGTGCGCGATTACCTCTGCAATAGAATGTACACACTTCCATTGCAGGGAATTGAGAGCTATCTGTTCCAAGTGTGTTACATGATGATACATAAGCCTAGCCCCTCTTTGGATAAGTTTGTCATTGATATTTGCTCCAAGTCTCTTAAGATTGCTTTGAAGGTGCATTGGTTCTTATTGGCTGAGCTTGAggacaatgatgatgataatgataatgaagcTATTAGTAGGATGCAGGAGAAGTGCCGGATTGCGGCCACCTTGATGGGTGAGTGGGTGCCCCTGATTAGGTCTCAAGGTTCATCTTCCAGCGTTGGAGGCAAGAACCAAGTTTTCAATAGGTTCTTGTCTTCAACACGCCGGTTGTCGATAACACCTACGCCTCCTCCTCAGAAGTCCATGTCTTTCTCGCCTTCTTCAGGAAAGAATTTGCAGGTGAACGTTAGTCCGCAGTCTCCTGATGAAAACAACTTGTTTAAGAAATTGTTGCCAAGTCCAAAGTTTAGAGATGCTTTGCTGTTTAGGAAGTCAGCGGAAAAAGATGACAATGATTCTGAGAAGGATGGCTTTTTCAAGAGGCTTTTAAGGGATAGCAAAGGTGAGGATGAGTTGGGCCAGAAAATCCGAGATGCATTTCACTTCAGAAAGTCAACCGAGAAATATGATGAAGACTCTGACAAGGATAATTTCTTTAAAAGGATCTTAAGGGACAATAGAGGTGATGATGAAGACTCTGAAAAGGATGGATTCTTTAAAAGGCTCTTGAGGGACAATAAAGGCGAGGTGGAGGgttctccctcaagttcggatgGAATTTTTAAGAGATTGTTTCGTGATAGCAAGAATGATTCTGAGGATAAAACACCGACCAAAATGATGGCAGAAGAGGAGAAAGAAGGATTTTTCCGTAAGTTTTTCAGGGAAAAATTTGAAGATAAGAAGGATTTGAATGATGAAGGAGAAAATGCTAATTCCGAAGAGAGAGGTGCAAAGCATTCTGAACAGGATGAAAAAGAAGGGTTTTTCCGAAAATTTGTTAAGGATATATTTGAAGACAAGAAAGATGCAAATGATAAAATTGAAGAAGGTACTGCCACTATTGAGGAGGAAGAGCCTTCTGAATTTCCTTTGTTCAAAAGATTATTTCGTGTGCACCCTGAAGATGGTAAAAGTAGTTCAACCAATGAAAACAACGGTGAAAGTAGTCCAGGTACAGAAAATTTCTTCCGCAAATTGTTTAGAGATCGTGAACGTTCAGTTGAAGATTCAGAACTATGGGGGTCAAATAAGCAGAAAGAG CAGAAGCATCCTGAATCACCTGAGAAATTTGCAACAAAACCTCCACTTCCGTTCAATCAATCACATTTCCGTAAAGTAGCTTACCATGAGTCATTGGAATTTGTGCTGTCATTATGCGAGACATCATTTGGGTTAGTTGATGTATTTCCAGTTGAAGACCGCAAACATGCTTTGCATgag tctCTAGCAGAGATCAATTTACATTTGACAGAGGCACAGAATACTGGAG GAGTTTGTTTTCCTCTGGGAAAGGGCATGTACCGTGTGCTTTATATTCCTGAAGATGAAGCTGTTCTCTTGAATTCTAGGGAGAAGGCGCCTTACATGATCTGTGTTGAAGTATTGAGATGTGACATGACAAG CAATTCCAAGGACACGTCCAGTCCTCATAAACTTTCCAAAGGTGGAATTCCCTTGGCAAATGGAGATGCTCTCTTGCCAAAACCACCACCATGGGCTTATCCATTGTGGACAACACAAGAGGTTTATCGTAATAGCAATGATAGGATGTCAAGATCAACTGCGCGGGCAATTGACCAGGCAATGACTCATGTATCCGAGGCAAAAGTCAACTTTGTTAGTGTGAGTCTTTCTGTAGAATCACAATTACATGTTCAGCCAGAGAAAACTGAAGTGAATCTGCATGTTAGCAGTCGAGGTCCTTATAGTAACAGTGTTGGTGAAATGGCAAGGGGAGGACGTAACAGTGATGTGAAGTGCGTACGGGTAGTGCTGACCACTGATCCTGGGCTTAGAATGGAAGATATTGGGGAACAAGCACCTAGACGGCGGAGGGAACATCGTCGTGTGCCAAGTACAGTGGCAATAGAGGAAGTAAAA GCGGCGGCTGCTAAAGGGGAAGCACCTCTTGGACTTCCTTTGAAAGGTGCTGGTCAGGATTCATCAGATGCACAACCAAGG GCTAATGGAATTGCCCGCAAAGCGAGTGATGCCTTGTCTGGTGAACTTTGGGAGGCAAAGAAAGAGAGGATACGCAAGGCTTCCATTCACGGCAATTCACCTGGTTGGGACTTGAGATCT GTTATTGTAAAGAGCGGTGATGATTGCAGACAGGAGCATCTGGCGGTTCAACTAATTTCACATTTCTATG ATATCTTCCAAGAAGCAGGCCTACCTCTCTGGCTACGCCCTTATGAAGTTTTGTGTACATCATCTTACACAGCTCTTATTGAAACTATTCCAGACACG GCTTCTCTACATTCGATCAAGAGTAGATATCCCAACATCTCAAGTTTACGTGGGTTCTTTATTGCCAAGTATCAAGAAAATTCTCCAAGTTTCAAACTTGCCCAG AGGAACTTCGTTGAAAGTATGGCTGGATATTCCCTAGTCTGCTACCTTCTGCAG GTGAAGGATAGGCACAATGGGAACCTCTTATTGGATGAAGAAGGTCATATTATACATATTGATTTTGGCTTCATGCTTTCCAATTCACCTGGTGGTGTTAATTTTGAAAGTGCACCTTTCAAATTAACCCGAGAGCTTCTTGAG GTCATGGATTCTGATGCTGAGGGCATTCCAAGCGAATTCTTTGATTATTTCAAG GTTTTATGCATTCAAGGCTTTCTTACTTGCCGTAAGCATGCTGAGCGAATAATTCTTCTTGTTGAGATGTTACAG CAATGTGTATCATTGGTGCTTACTCTGATCAGCAGTAGCCTGGATGCATGGCGGACACGGCAGTATGACTATTACCAGAGGGTTTTGAATGGAATATTGTGA
- the LOC107622583 gene encoding phosphatidylinositol 4-kinase beta 1 isoform X3: protein MVKLLGLSRVWADEPREITSRSNLTSETSENGWLIRFFDSSFFCEWIAVSYLYKHDHAGVRDYLCNRMYTLPLQGIESYLFQVCYMMIHKPSPSLDKFVIDICSKSLKIALKVHWFLLAELEDNDDDNDNEAISRMQEKCRIAATLMGEWVPLIRSQGSSSSVGGKNQVFNRFLSSTRRLSITPTPPPQKSMSFSPSSGKNLQVNVSPQSPDENNLFKKLLPSPKFRDALLFRKSAEKDDNDSEKDGFFKRLLRDSKGEDELGQKIRDAFHFRKSTEKYDEDSDKDNFFKRILRDNRGDDEDSEKDGFFKRLLRDNKGEVEGSPSSSDGIFKRLFRDSKNDSEDKTPTKMMAEEEKEGFFRKFFREKFEDKKDLNDEGENANSEERGAKHSEQDEKEGFFRKFVKDIFEDKKDANDKIEEGTATIEEEEPSEFPLFKRLFRVHPEDGKSSSTNENNGESSPGTENFFRKLFRDRERSVEDSELWGSNKQKEQKHPESPEKFATKPPLPFNQSHFRKVAYHESLEFVLSLCETSFGLVDVFPVEDRKHALHESLAEINLHLTEAQNTGGVCFPLGKGMYRVLYIPEDEAVLLNSREKAPYMICVEVLRCDMTSNSKDTSSPHKLSKGGIPLANGDALLPKPPPWAYPLWTTQEVYRNSNDRMSRSTARAIDQAMTHVSEAKVNFVSVSLSVESQLHVQPEKTEVNLHVSSRGPYSNSVGEMARGGRNSDVKCVRVVLTTDPGLRMEDIGEQAPRRRREHRRVPSTVAIEEVKAAAAKGEAPLGLPLKGAGQDSSDAQPRANGIARKASDALSGELWEAKKERIRKASIHGNSPGWDLRSVIVKSGDDCRQEHLAVQLISHFYDIFQEAGLPLWLRPYEVLCTSSYTALIETIPDTASLHSIKSRYPNISSLRGFFIAKYQENSPSFKLAQVKDRHNGNLLLDEEGHIIHIDFGFMLSNSPGGVNFESAPFKLTRELLEVMDSDAEGIPSEFFDYFKVLCIQGFLTCRKHAERIILLVEMLQDSGFPCFKNGPRTIQNLRKRFHLSLTEEQCVSLVLTLISSSLDAWRTRQYDYYQRVLNGIL, encoded by the exons ATGGTGAAGCTTTTAGGATTGAGTCGTGTCTGGGCCGATGAGCCCAGAGAAATCACGTCGAGGTCCAATTTGACCAGTGAGACCAGTGAGAATGGGTGGCTTATCAGGTTCTTTGATTCCTCCTTCTTCTGCGAGTGGATCGCAGTTAGCTACTTGTACAAGCATGACCATGCAGGGGTGCGCGATTACCTCTGCAATAGAATGTACACACTTCCATTGCAGGGAATTGAGAGCTATCTGTTCCAAGTGTGTTACATGATGATACATAAGCCTAGCCCCTCTTTGGATAAGTTTGTCATTGATATTTGCTCCAAGTCTCTTAAGATTGCTTTGAAGGTGCATTGGTTCTTATTGGCTGAGCTTGAggacaatgatgatgataatgataatgaagcTATTAGTAGGATGCAGGAGAAGTGCCGGATTGCGGCCACCTTGATGGGTGAGTGGGTGCCCCTGATTAGGTCTCAAGGTTCATCTTCCAGCGTTGGAGGCAAGAACCAAGTTTTCAATAGGTTCTTGTCTTCAACACGCCGGTTGTCGATAACACCTACGCCTCCTCCTCAGAAGTCCATGTCTTTCTCGCCTTCTTCAGGAAAGAATTTGCAGGTGAACGTTAGTCCGCAGTCTCCTGATGAAAACAACTTGTTTAAGAAATTGTTGCCAAGTCCAAAGTTTAGAGATGCTTTGCTGTTTAGGAAGTCAGCGGAAAAAGATGACAATGATTCTGAGAAGGATGGCTTTTTCAAGAGGCTTTTAAGGGATAGCAAAGGTGAGGATGAGTTGGGCCAGAAAATCCGAGATGCATTTCACTTCAGAAAGTCAACCGAGAAATATGATGAAGACTCTGACAAGGATAATTTCTTTAAAAGGATCTTAAGGGACAATAGAGGTGATGATGAAGACTCTGAAAAGGATGGATTCTTTAAAAGGCTCTTGAGGGACAATAAAGGCGAGGTGGAGGgttctccctcaagttcggatgGAATTTTTAAGAGATTGTTTCGTGATAGCAAGAATGATTCTGAGGATAAAACACCGACCAAAATGATGGCAGAAGAGGAGAAAGAAGGATTTTTCCGTAAGTTTTTCAGGGAAAAATTTGAAGATAAGAAGGATTTGAATGATGAAGGAGAAAATGCTAATTCCGAAGAGAGAGGTGCAAAGCATTCTGAACAGGATGAAAAAGAAGGGTTTTTCCGAAAATTTGTTAAGGATATATTTGAAGACAAGAAAGATGCAAATGATAAAATTGAAGAAGGTACTGCCACTATTGAGGAGGAAGAGCCTTCTGAATTTCCTTTGTTCAAAAGATTATTTCGTGTGCACCCTGAAGATGGTAAAAGTAGTTCAACCAATGAAAACAACGGTGAAAGTAGTCCAGGTACAGAAAATTTCTTCCGCAAATTGTTTAGAGATCGTGAACGTTCAGTTGAAGATTCAGAACTATGGGGGTCAAATAAGCAGAAAGAG CAGAAGCATCCTGAATCACCTGAGAAATTTGCAACAAAACCTCCACTTCCGTTCAATCAATCACATTTCCGTAAAGTAGCTTACCATGAGTCATTGGAATTTGTGCTGTCATTATGCGAGACATCATTTGGGTTAGTTGATGTATTTCCAGTTGAAGACCGCAAACATGCTTTGCATgag tctCTAGCAGAGATCAATTTACATTTGACAGAGGCACAGAATACTGGAG GAGTTTGTTTTCCTCTGGGAAAGGGCATGTACCGTGTGCTTTATATTCCTGAAGATGAAGCTGTTCTCTTGAATTCTAGGGAGAAGGCGCCTTACATGATCTGTGTTGAAGTATTGAGATGTGACATGACAAG CAATTCCAAGGACACGTCCAGTCCTCATAAACTTTCCAAAGGTGGAATTCCCTTGGCAAATGGAGATGCTCTCTTGCCAAAACCACCACCATGGGCTTATCCATTGTGGACAACACAAGAGGTTTATCGTAATAGCAATGATAGGATGTCAAGATCAACTGCGCGGGCAATTGACCAGGCAATGACTCATGTATCCGAGGCAAAAGTCAACTTTGTTAGTGTGAGTCTTTCTGTAGAATCACAATTACATGTTCAGCCAGAGAAAACTGAAGTGAATCTGCATGTTAGCAGTCGAGGTCCTTATAGTAACAGTGTTGGTGAAATGGCAAGGGGAGGACGTAACAGTGATGTGAAGTGCGTACGGGTAGTGCTGACCACTGATCCTGGGCTTAGAATGGAAGATATTGGGGAACAAGCACCTAGACGGCGGAGGGAACATCGTCGTGTGCCAAGTACAGTGGCAATAGAGGAAGTAAAA GCGGCGGCTGCTAAAGGGGAAGCACCTCTTGGACTTCCTTTGAAAGGTGCTGGTCAGGATTCATCAGATGCACAACCAAGG GCTAATGGAATTGCCCGCAAAGCGAGTGATGCCTTGTCTGGTGAACTTTGGGAGGCAAAGAAAGAGAGGATACGCAAGGCTTCCATTCACGGCAATTCACCTGGTTGGGACTTGAGATCT GTTATTGTAAAGAGCGGTGATGATTGCAGACAGGAGCATCTGGCGGTTCAACTAATTTCACATTTCTATG ATATCTTCCAAGAAGCAGGCCTACCTCTCTGGCTACGCCCTTATGAAGTTTTGTGTACATCATCTTACACAGCTCTTATTGAAACTATTCCAGACACG GCTTCTCTACATTCGATCAAGAGTAGATATCCCAACATCTCAAGTTTACGTGGGTTCTTTATTGCCAAGTATCAAGAAAATTCTCCAAGTTTCAAACTTGCCCAG GTGAAGGATAGGCACAATGGGAACCTCTTATTGGATGAAGAAGGTCATATTATACATATTGATTTTGGCTTCATGCTTTCCAATTCACCTGGTGGTGTTAATTTTGAAAGTGCACCTTTCAAATTAACCCGAGAGCTTCTTGAG GTCATGGATTCTGATGCTGAGGGCATTCCAAGCGAATTCTTTGATTATTTCAAG GTTTTATGCATTCAAGGCTTTCTTACTTGCCGTAAGCATGCTGAGCGAATAATTCTTCTTGTTGAGATGTTACAG GACTCTGGTTTCCCCTGCTTTAAAAATGGTCCACGGACAATACAGAACCTACGGAAGCGATTCCACCTCAGTTTAACGGAAGAG CAATGTGTATCATTGGTGCTTACTCTGATCAGCAGTAGCCTGGATGCATGGCGGACACGGCAGTATGACTATTACCAGAGGGTTTTGAATGGAATATTGTGA